Proteins encoded by one window of Gouania willdenowi chromosome 4, fGouWil2.1, whole genome shotgun sequence:
- the rfx2 gene encoding DNA-binding protein RFX2 isoform X1: MQSSEGGSDTTANVAALRTSSSAQAPVVQPVPASQQRVLVQATGSAQKGGQVQQLSVPRVQQVPQQVQQVQHVYPSQVQYVGEGGDAVYPNGTIRTAYSYNPEAQLYGQSSGGTYFDSQPGGTHVTTVVSSASGGVPPHSMVGIAMDVGSSHIISSGSTYLIHGGSMEGGRNHISHSSRSSSAMLEMAIENLQKSDGIASHKSSLLNSHLQWLLDNYETAEGVSLPRCSLYNHYLRHCQEQKLDPVNAASFGKLIRSVFMGLRTRRLGTRGNSKYHYYGIRVKPDSPLNRLQEDTQYMAMRQQPVQQKQRFKPLQKVDSMSDSLCGSSQHCNSTPEQSVAAQSQHHQQYIDMAHSLPTFPSPDLGSQPLPERINMSDIKKLQTLYRDHCEATLDVVMNLQFHFIEKLWQTFWCSTAPSSDGDTTIPSSEDDPEGLIPAEKLVSLCKYEPLRLWIRSCDHILYQALVEILIPDVLRPVPSTLTQAIRNFAKSLEGWLTNAMTNFPQEIVQSKVAVVSAFAQTLRRYTSLNHLAQAARAVLQNTSQINQMLSDLNRVDFANVQEQASWVCQCDESVVQRLEQDFKVTLQQQSSLDQWATWLDNVVTQVLKPHQGSPSFPKAARQFLLKWSFYSSMVIRDLTLRSAASFGSFHLIRLLYDEYMFYLVEHRVAQATGETPIAVMGEFSDLGSMMPSFMEKDASFSDEMSDLGSDLDTPRGASEPAVKRERIEISHPLQEM, from the exons AGGGTGCTGGTTCAAGCCACAGGCTCAGCTCAGAAAGGAGGACAAGTACAACAGCTTTCAGTACCCAGGGTCCAACAGGTCCCTCAGCAG GTTCAGCAGGTCCAACATGTCTACCCATCCCAGGTTCAGTATGTAGGAGAAGGTGGAGACGCTGTTTATCCCAATGGAACAAT ccgCACGGCTTACTCCTACAATCCTGAGGCTCAGTTGTACGGGCAGAGCAGTGGAGGAACCTATTTTGACTCTCAGCCCGGTGGAACTCATGTCACCACGGTGGTGTCCTCAGCCAGTGGAGGCGTGCCCCCTCACAGCATGGTTGGGATCGCCATGGACGTGGGCAGCAGCCACATCATCTCCAGTGGCAGCACCTATCTGATCCACGGAGGAAGTATGGAGGGAGGCCGCAACCACATATCGCACTCGTCACGCTCCTCCTCAGCAATG CTTGAAATGGCGATTGAAAACCTCCAAAAGTCTGATGGAATTGCAAGTCACAAAAGCAGCCTGCTCAACAGCCAT cTCCAGTGGCTGCTGGACAACTACGAGACGGCGGAGGGCGTGAGCCTACCTCGATGCTCCCTGTATAACCATTACCTTCGCCACTGTCAGGAGCAGAAGCTAGATCCAGTCAACGCTGCGTCCTTTGGCAAACTCATCCGCTCAGTCTTCATGGGCCTGAGGACTCGTCGGCTGGGCACGAG AGGCAACTCTAAATATCATTACTATGGCATCCGAGTGAAGCCAGACTCGCCTCTCAACCGACTACAGGAGGATACACAGTACATGGCCATGAGGCAGCAGCCCGTCCAACAGAAACAGAG GTTCAAACCTCTGCAGAAGGTGGACAGCATGTCAGACAGCCTCTGTGGGAGCTCTCAGCACTGTAACAGCACTCCAGAGCAGTCGGTAGCTGCTCAGAGTCAACACCATCAGCAGTACATCG ATATGGCTCACAGTCTGCCTACTTTCCCATCTCCTGACTTGGGCAGTCAGCCTCTGCCTGAGCGAATCAACATGTCCGATATTAAAAAGCTGCAGACACTGTACAGGGACCACTGTGAG GCCACTCTTGATGTGGTGATGAACCTCCAGTTCCACTTTATTGAGAAGCTCTGGCAGACCTTCTGGTGTTCAACAGCACCATCTAGTGATGGAGACACGACTATCCCCAGCAG tgaggATGACCCAGAGGGTTTAATCCCCGCGGAGAAGCTGGTGTCTCTGTGTAAATATGAGCCGCTCAGACTGTGGATCAGGAGCTGTGATCACATCCTGTACCAGGCTTTGGTGGAGATCCTGATCCCTGACGTGCTGCGTCCTGTTCCCA GCACGCTCACTCAGGCCATCCGTAACTTCGCTAAGAGTCTAGAGGGATGGCTGACCAACGCCATGACCAACTTTCCTCAAGAGATCGTTCAGTCCAAG GTGGCAGTGGTCAGTGCCTTCGCTCAGACGTTGAGACGTTACACCAGTCTGAATCATCTGGCCCAGGCAGCACGAGCCGTCCTACAGAACACCTCCCAGATCAACCAGATGCTCTCAGACCTCAACAGGGTGGACTTCGCCAATGTCCAG GAGCAGGCGTCGTGGGTGTGCCAGTGTGACGAGAGCGTGGTGCAGCGCCTGGAGCAAGACTTTAAGGTGACGCTGCAGCAGCAGAGCTCTCTGGACCAGTGGGCCACATGGCTGGATAACGTGGTCACTCAGGTCCTCAAACCTCACCAGGGCAGCCCCAGCTTCCCTAAAGCAGCACGACAGTTTCTGCTCAAATGGTCCTTCTACAG CTCGATGGTGATCAGAGACCTGACTCTACGCAGCGCCGCCAGCTTTGGCTCCTTCCACCTGATCCGTCTGCTGTATGATGAGTACATGTTCTACCTGGTGGAGCACCGCGTGGCTCAGGCCACTGGAGAAACTCCCATTGCAGTGATGGGAGAG TTCAGTGATCTGGGTTCCATGATGCCGTCGTTCatggaaaaag ACGCGTCTTTCTCCGATGAGATGAGCGACCTTGGCAGCGACCTTGACACGCCCCGAGGCGCGTCCGAGCCGGCGGTGAAGAGAGAGAGGATTGAAATAAGCCACCCTCTGCAGGAGATGTGA
- the rfx2 gene encoding DNA-binding protein RFX2 isoform X3, whose protein sequence is MQSSEGGSDTTANVAALRTSSSAQAPVVQPVPASQQVQQVQHVYPSQVQYVGEGGDAVYPNGTIRTAYSYNPEAQLYGQSSGGTYFDSQPGGTHVTTVVSSASGGVPPHSMVGIAMDVGSSHIISSGSTYLIHGGSMEGGRNHISHSSRSSSAMLEMAIENLQKSDGIASHKSSLLNSHLQWLLDNYETAEGVSLPRCSLYNHYLRHCQEQKLDPVNAASFGKLIRSVFMGLRTRRLGTRGNSKYHYYGIRVKPDSPLNRLQEDTQYMAMRQQPVQQKQRFKPLQKVDSMSDSLCGSSQHCNSTPEQSVAAQSQHHQQYIDMAHSLPTFPSPDLGSQPLPERINMSDIKKLQTLYRDHCEATLDVVMNLQFHFIEKLWQTFWCSTAPSSDGDTTIPSSEDDPEGLIPAEKLVSLCKYEPLRLWIRSCDHILYQALVEILIPDVLRPVPSTLTQAIRNFAKSLEGWLTNAMTNFPQEIVQSKVAVVSAFAQTLRRYTSLNHLAQAARAVLQNTSQINQMLSDLNRVDFANVQEQASWVCQCDESVVQRLEQDFKVTLQQQSSLDQWATWLDNVVTQVLKPHQGSPSFPKAARQFLLKWSFYSSMVIRDLTLRSAASFGSFHLIRLLYDEYMFYLVEHRVAQATGETPIAVMGEFSDLGSMMPSFMEKDASFSDEMSDLGSDLDTPRGASEPAVKRERIEISHPLQEM, encoded by the exons GTTCAGCAGGTCCAACATGTCTACCCATCCCAGGTTCAGTATGTAGGAGAAGGTGGAGACGCTGTTTATCCCAATGGAACAAT ccgCACGGCTTACTCCTACAATCCTGAGGCTCAGTTGTACGGGCAGAGCAGTGGAGGAACCTATTTTGACTCTCAGCCCGGTGGAACTCATGTCACCACGGTGGTGTCCTCAGCCAGTGGAGGCGTGCCCCCTCACAGCATGGTTGGGATCGCCATGGACGTGGGCAGCAGCCACATCATCTCCAGTGGCAGCACCTATCTGATCCACGGAGGAAGTATGGAGGGAGGCCGCAACCACATATCGCACTCGTCACGCTCCTCCTCAGCAATG CTTGAAATGGCGATTGAAAACCTCCAAAAGTCTGATGGAATTGCAAGTCACAAAAGCAGCCTGCTCAACAGCCAT cTCCAGTGGCTGCTGGACAACTACGAGACGGCGGAGGGCGTGAGCCTACCTCGATGCTCCCTGTATAACCATTACCTTCGCCACTGTCAGGAGCAGAAGCTAGATCCAGTCAACGCTGCGTCCTTTGGCAAACTCATCCGCTCAGTCTTCATGGGCCTGAGGACTCGTCGGCTGGGCACGAG AGGCAACTCTAAATATCATTACTATGGCATCCGAGTGAAGCCAGACTCGCCTCTCAACCGACTACAGGAGGATACACAGTACATGGCCATGAGGCAGCAGCCCGTCCAACAGAAACAGAG GTTCAAACCTCTGCAGAAGGTGGACAGCATGTCAGACAGCCTCTGTGGGAGCTCTCAGCACTGTAACAGCACTCCAGAGCAGTCGGTAGCTGCTCAGAGTCAACACCATCAGCAGTACATCG ATATGGCTCACAGTCTGCCTACTTTCCCATCTCCTGACTTGGGCAGTCAGCCTCTGCCTGAGCGAATCAACATGTCCGATATTAAAAAGCTGCAGACACTGTACAGGGACCACTGTGAG GCCACTCTTGATGTGGTGATGAACCTCCAGTTCCACTTTATTGAGAAGCTCTGGCAGACCTTCTGGTGTTCAACAGCACCATCTAGTGATGGAGACACGACTATCCCCAGCAG tgaggATGACCCAGAGGGTTTAATCCCCGCGGAGAAGCTGGTGTCTCTGTGTAAATATGAGCCGCTCAGACTGTGGATCAGGAGCTGTGATCACATCCTGTACCAGGCTTTGGTGGAGATCCTGATCCCTGACGTGCTGCGTCCTGTTCCCA GCACGCTCACTCAGGCCATCCGTAACTTCGCTAAGAGTCTAGAGGGATGGCTGACCAACGCCATGACCAACTTTCCTCAAGAGATCGTTCAGTCCAAG GTGGCAGTGGTCAGTGCCTTCGCTCAGACGTTGAGACGTTACACCAGTCTGAATCATCTGGCCCAGGCAGCACGAGCCGTCCTACAGAACACCTCCCAGATCAACCAGATGCTCTCAGACCTCAACAGGGTGGACTTCGCCAATGTCCAG GAGCAGGCGTCGTGGGTGTGCCAGTGTGACGAGAGCGTGGTGCAGCGCCTGGAGCAAGACTTTAAGGTGACGCTGCAGCAGCAGAGCTCTCTGGACCAGTGGGCCACATGGCTGGATAACGTGGTCACTCAGGTCCTCAAACCTCACCAGGGCAGCCCCAGCTTCCCTAAAGCAGCACGACAGTTTCTGCTCAAATGGTCCTTCTACAG CTCGATGGTGATCAGAGACCTGACTCTACGCAGCGCCGCCAGCTTTGGCTCCTTCCACCTGATCCGTCTGCTGTATGATGAGTACATGTTCTACCTGGTGGAGCACCGCGTGGCTCAGGCCACTGGAGAAACTCCCATTGCAGTGATGGGAGAG TTCAGTGATCTGGGTTCCATGATGCCGTCGTTCatggaaaaag ACGCGTCTTTCTCCGATGAGATGAGCGACCTTGGCAGCGACCTTGACACGCCCCGAGGCGCGTCCGAGCCGGCGGTGAAGAGAGAGAGGATTGAAATAAGCCACCCTCTGCAGGAGATGTGA
- the rfx2 gene encoding DNA-binding protein RFX2 isoform X2 has protein sequence MQSSEGGSDTTANVAALRTSSSAQAPVVQPVPASQQRVLVQATGSAQKGGQVQQLSVPRVQQVPQQVQQVQHVYPSQVQYVGEGGDAVYPNGTIRTAYSYNPEAQLYGQSSGGTYFDSQPGGTHVTTVVSSASGGVPPHSMVGIAMDVGSSHIISSGSTYLIHGGSMEGGRNHISHSSRSSSAMLQWLLDNYETAEGVSLPRCSLYNHYLRHCQEQKLDPVNAASFGKLIRSVFMGLRTRRLGTRGNSKYHYYGIRVKPDSPLNRLQEDTQYMAMRQQPVQQKQRFKPLQKVDSMSDSLCGSSQHCNSTPEQSVAAQSQHHQQYIDMAHSLPTFPSPDLGSQPLPERINMSDIKKLQTLYRDHCEATLDVVMNLQFHFIEKLWQTFWCSTAPSSDGDTTIPSSEDDPEGLIPAEKLVSLCKYEPLRLWIRSCDHILYQALVEILIPDVLRPVPSTLTQAIRNFAKSLEGWLTNAMTNFPQEIVQSKVAVVSAFAQTLRRYTSLNHLAQAARAVLQNTSQINQMLSDLNRVDFANVQEQASWVCQCDESVVQRLEQDFKVTLQQQSSLDQWATWLDNVVTQVLKPHQGSPSFPKAARQFLLKWSFYSSMVIRDLTLRSAASFGSFHLIRLLYDEYMFYLVEHRVAQATGETPIAVMGEFSDLGSMMPSFMEKDASFSDEMSDLGSDLDTPRGASEPAVKRERIEISHPLQEM, from the exons AGGGTGCTGGTTCAAGCCACAGGCTCAGCTCAGAAAGGAGGACAAGTACAACAGCTTTCAGTACCCAGGGTCCAACAGGTCCCTCAGCAG GTTCAGCAGGTCCAACATGTCTACCCATCCCAGGTTCAGTATGTAGGAGAAGGTGGAGACGCTGTTTATCCCAATGGAACAAT ccgCACGGCTTACTCCTACAATCCTGAGGCTCAGTTGTACGGGCAGAGCAGTGGAGGAACCTATTTTGACTCTCAGCCCGGTGGAACTCATGTCACCACGGTGGTGTCCTCAGCCAGTGGAGGCGTGCCCCCTCACAGCATGGTTGGGATCGCCATGGACGTGGGCAGCAGCCACATCATCTCCAGTGGCAGCACCTATCTGATCCACGGAGGAAGTATGGAGGGAGGCCGCAACCACATATCGCACTCGTCACGCTCCTCCTCAGCAATG cTCCAGTGGCTGCTGGACAACTACGAGACGGCGGAGGGCGTGAGCCTACCTCGATGCTCCCTGTATAACCATTACCTTCGCCACTGTCAGGAGCAGAAGCTAGATCCAGTCAACGCTGCGTCCTTTGGCAAACTCATCCGCTCAGTCTTCATGGGCCTGAGGACTCGTCGGCTGGGCACGAG AGGCAACTCTAAATATCATTACTATGGCATCCGAGTGAAGCCAGACTCGCCTCTCAACCGACTACAGGAGGATACACAGTACATGGCCATGAGGCAGCAGCCCGTCCAACAGAAACAGAG GTTCAAACCTCTGCAGAAGGTGGACAGCATGTCAGACAGCCTCTGTGGGAGCTCTCAGCACTGTAACAGCACTCCAGAGCAGTCGGTAGCTGCTCAGAGTCAACACCATCAGCAGTACATCG ATATGGCTCACAGTCTGCCTACTTTCCCATCTCCTGACTTGGGCAGTCAGCCTCTGCCTGAGCGAATCAACATGTCCGATATTAAAAAGCTGCAGACACTGTACAGGGACCACTGTGAG GCCACTCTTGATGTGGTGATGAACCTCCAGTTCCACTTTATTGAGAAGCTCTGGCAGACCTTCTGGTGTTCAACAGCACCATCTAGTGATGGAGACACGACTATCCCCAGCAG tgaggATGACCCAGAGGGTTTAATCCCCGCGGAGAAGCTGGTGTCTCTGTGTAAATATGAGCCGCTCAGACTGTGGATCAGGAGCTGTGATCACATCCTGTACCAGGCTTTGGTGGAGATCCTGATCCCTGACGTGCTGCGTCCTGTTCCCA GCACGCTCACTCAGGCCATCCGTAACTTCGCTAAGAGTCTAGAGGGATGGCTGACCAACGCCATGACCAACTTTCCTCAAGAGATCGTTCAGTCCAAG GTGGCAGTGGTCAGTGCCTTCGCTCAGACGTTGAGACGTTACACCAGTCTGAATCATCTGGCCCAGGCAGCACGAGCCGTCCTACAGAACACCTCCCAGATCAACCAGATGCTCTCAGACCTCAACAGGGTGGACTTCGCCAATGTCCAG GAGCAGGCGTCGTGGGTGTGCCAGTGTGACGAGAGCGTGGTGCAGCGCCTGGAGCAAGACTTTAAGGTGACGCTGCAGCAGCAGAGCTCTCTGGACCAGTGGGCCACATGGCTGGATAACGTGGTCACTCAGGTCCTCAAACCTCACCAGGGCAGCCCCAGCTTCCCTAAAGCAGCACGACAGTTTCTGCTCAAATGGTCCTTCTACAG CTCGATGGTGATCAGAGACCTGACTCTACGCAGCGCCGCCAGCTTTGGCTCCTTCCACCTGATCCGTCTGCTGTATGATGAGTACATGTTCTACCTGGTGGAGCACCGCGTGGCTCAGGCCACTGGAGAAACTCCCATTGCAGTGATGGGAGAG TTCAGTGATCTGGGTTCCATGATGCCGTCGTTCatggaaaaag ACGCGTCTTTCTCCGATGAGATGAGCGACCTTGGCAGCGACCTTGACACGCCCCGAGGCGCGTCCGAGCCGGCGGTGAAGAGAGAGAGGATTGAAATAAGCCACCCTCTGCAGGAGATGTGA